ACGGTTTTAGAAATGGTATCAAAGATTTAAACTTAACTTCTGAAATTTTCACATCCCCCCTAAGATCAGGAACAAAATACTTATCTATTCCTAAGCTTTGAATCAATTTAGGTAAATCTATTTCAACCTTAACTAGCCAGTCTTCAATAACTCTCTTAACTTTTGAATCCCAAACGTTAAAGTAGATGATGATATTATTATCTATAGCTCTCATATAATAAAGACCTTCCGAAGCTATATCCTTAGGCCTCTTCACAACTTCAGCCCTTTTAACATAAGAGAAATCCTTCTCCACATAACTAAGGTTCTCTCTTATAAACTCCTCATCAGATAAGACAAAGGCATTGTAAAAATCATCCCATTGAAAGTAACCTGTAGAAATGGAACGCATGAAACCATCCAGAAAAACATCTATAACCTGGGAGCTTCTTCTAAGTTCAGAGACAAATTTCAACCTTTGAATATTCTGAAAATAAACTAAATTAACGGAAATGGTTACTATAAAAATTAATATAATCCACCACCTAAGCTCTTTCAAAATAGAGATTTTTATCTTGATCTCCTCCCCTAAAATTCCTCATAGCATTCTCTTTCTAATAACATCGTTTATGAAAACATCCAGAATCTTAGGATCAAATAACTTTTCAGAAAGCTTTTCCAATCTTGAAACAGCTTCCTCTACCGTTGGGAGAAAACCAAGCCTGCCCGAAAGTAAAGCATCAAAATAATTACACAACCCTATTATGCGAGCTTGCCCTATTATCTCTCCCCTCTCTAAACCTTGAGGATAACCACTCCCATCAAAGCTTTCATGATGCTGGTAAACAGCATGAGAAATGCTAATGGCTAAGTTTCTCATATTTCTTAAAAGACCGTAACCCAACAAAGGATGCATAGCTATAGTAAAGTCAATCTCACCCTTACTTAGAAAGGAGTTTAAGAAAAAATCCTCAACACTGAGAAAAAGCTTCCCTATATCGTGAAAAAGAGCAGCTGTTCCTATATCCCATATCCTTTTGACTTTGTAACCTAAGCTAAAGGCTGTAAACATCGATAAAACCGCTACATTAAGCCAATGTTCCCAAAGCATACCTCCATCCTCATAACTAAAACTTCCCAGACTTATAAGCTTTCTTTCTCCTTTAAAGATCTCCCTTAAAAGCGCTAAGGTTATCTTCCTACCTAATTCAATAAAGAAAGCGATCTTAGATCTTTCCCACTGAACAGCCTTATCGAATCTCTTCAATATTAACTCACTATCTTCCCAACTAACAATTCCAAAAGAAGCTTTCCTAAACACGCTTAAGTTTTTTCTTAATCCTGTGTAAATTTCCCTAACCTTATTCAAAAAGGGGTTCTCGAGAAGATCGCCTGACTTTTCGTAAATTTCCCTCTCGTCTTCGCTTTCAAAAACTGCAACATGAGATATACTAAATCTCTTAATACTATCTATATGCTTCTTCTCGAGAGAAACCCCCCTCTTTAAAAGAGAATATCCCTCAGGGGTATATATACTTCTTCCAAGAAGCTCTCCCCCCTTAAGCTCATCAACTCTGACTATTTTCAAGTATCTTTAACACCTCTTTCATTGCATCATCTACAGAATAAGCAAGTTTAACAAAGTTAAAATTATCAAAATAAAACTTTATCCTCCTTTCCTCCATCCCACTTTGAGGAATACCAATGGTGAACCTCTCAAGAAAGACAGAATATGCAAAAGAAAGGCCCCCAGAGGAAATAACTATAGAAGAGCACTCGTATAAAAATGCGAGATCCTTTAAAGACTTATAAAGTTTAATATTAGAAGGAAGAGAGGTCTTCGAAAAAATGGAGTAGTCAGAATTAAGGGGACCAAAGATAATATGAACATTTATGTTTTCCTTAATAGGGTTTTCCTGAATAAGATGAAGAAACTGTCTTGTAAATTTCCTCGGATCTGCCCCACCAAACGTAACGAGAATATCTCTTCCTCTAGGGGGAAGCCCCTTCAAACGTCTTATTTCTAAAGGGGGGTAAACATAATCCCAACCAGTTAAAACCTCTTTAGCTTTAAAGCTCATATAACTAGAGAAGATAAAATCAGGATAAACTAGGACATCAACTTCAAAATTATTCATAGTACCATCGTTATCAAAGAGAACAACGAATTTCCTATCTTTGAGAGAGCCTAAGATTTCCAATACCTCCTCTTTACTAGGAAGATCTATGACAACCCCGGAAGATTCTGCAAGTTTGGTATTAAAGGCCGTTTTTATACCTTCCCTCCATAAATCTCTTGCTATATATATAGACCTATATACGTGACCAAGACCTTTCTCTTTAGACCCCTTACAAAATAAGGTAATCAAAGGACTCCTATAATCTTTAAGCTTTAAAGCTATCAAAGAAACAAGGTTAGTTCTTTCCTCAAACCCCACCTATAATTTATCCTTTCCTTCTTTCATCTTTTTAAGTATCTCCCACTCTGGATCCTTCCACAGAAAACCAATCTCTGGAAGAAGAGAACCTATATATTTACTTGAAGCTTTAGAATAATCCTTAACCTCCCTATCCTTGACCTCGTGGAAAACAAGTTGAGCAATTCTTGTACCAGGATAAAGATAGAGAGGAGCTATCCCAAGGTTAGCAAGCTCAAGGGTTATTACTCCCCTGTAGCCAGGGGAAACAACAGTAGCTGTTGCTACCACAAGGCCAAGCCTTCCCCATGAAGACCTCCCTTCAACATAAGCCATATATTTTTCACTTAAAGCCACATATTCAAGGGTGCTTGATAGAGCAAAATCTCCCGGATGAAGAACAAATGCCTGCCCCGGCTCTAAAAATATTCTTTCTCCAACCATGGGAAGAAAAGGAGCATCCCCACTTAATGGATCGAATGCTCCCATGACTCTCTTCCTGAAGAGAATAAAATCAAGGCCAAGCCTTACATCTAGGCTCCCCTTACCGATCTGAACAGCAGGATCCAAAAGAGGTATGATCTTTATTTCACCACTTTCTATCGCCCTCAATATCTCCTGAGAAGGTATCACTCCCATGCTTAAACTTATACCACTCCTTTCTAAACGCTCTCAGCTTTAAAGCAGTCATAAGAAGTTCACTAATATTTCTCCTATCTGTTCCCTCTTTAATTAAAATCCAACCAGCGTTAAAAAGCTCAGGAAGAGAGCAATCTATAGGAGGAAGAGAGTCTTTGAGCTGATTGATTGCAAAGCTTATATTCTCCATCACAGGGTTATCTATATCTTTATAGAACTTCAATCTAGACTCCCCTTTAGGAAACAAAACCTCTCCTAAAGCAAACTTATAAGCTTCTCCATATCTTTTTATAGCCATCTTATCAGAGGAAGGAATGTCCAATCCAATCCATCTCAAATATAAACCATAAAGATATGGATAAAGAAGAGGCTCCTCCAGGAAAAACTCCGGAAGCAGAAGGAGAAAGAAGTCTTTCATAGGATAATAAGTGGGAAACCAACCATCATAAGTGGAAACTATAGGTTTGATACCGCTTTCCTCTTCCAGGTAGGCCTTTAGAGCCCAGGGTATATCCATCCGAGAACTTCTTAAGAGGTATCTAAAAAGACGTTCAAGAAAAAGTAAATCTTTCTCATTAGGTTTAAGAGAAAGTCTCCCTTTCAGGAATTCCAAAACCTTTAAAACCTGAGGAGATATAGAAGGAAGACTCTCAAAGCTTTCTATTTCAAGCCTGAGGCGCTCTATTCTATAAGACATTATTTCTATCATCTTGTATTTATTATAACATAAAAAAATAAAAGGGAGAAAACTCTTCTTGAGCTTCTCCCTTGCTATCAACTGGTGGAGCTGACGGGAGTCGAACCCGTGACCTCTTCCATGCCAAGGAAGCGCGCTCCCACTGCGCTACAGCCCCAAGCTATGGGATATTATAAAAGCACAACCTGAAATTGTCAAGGAACCAAAAATAGAAAAATACAGGAACACCTTAACCTCATTTATGGCATTTCAAAAGGCTAAAACAGGTATATGCATTCTACCTACCCTCAAGGAAGCAAAAGTCAAACTAAAGGCATAATTACGATTAAAGCAATCTAAATCTTACCACTATGGGGATCC
This DNA window, taken from Synergistota bacterium, encodes the following:
- a CDS encoding HD domain-containing protein; this encodes MKIVRVDELKGGELLGRSIYTPEGYSLLKRGVSLEKKHIDSIKRFSISHVAVFESEDEREIYEKSGDLLENPFLNKVREIYTGLRKNLSVFRKASFGIVSWEDSELILKRFDKAVQWERSKIAFFIELGRKITLALLREIFKGERKLISLGSFSYEDGGMLWEHWLNVAVLSMFTAFSLGYKVKRIWDIGTAALFHDIGKLFLSVEDFFLNSFLSKGEIDFTIAMHPLLGYGLLRNMRNLAISISHAVYQHHESFDGSGYPQGLERGEIIGQARIIGLCNYFDALLSGRLGFLPTVEEAVSRLEKLSEKLFDPKILDVFINDVIRKRML
- the dcd gene encoding dCTP deaminase yields the protein MRAIESGEIKIIPLLDPAVQIGKGSLDVRLGLDFILFRKRVMGAFDPLSGDAPFLPMVGERIFLEPGQAFVLHPGDFALSSTLEYVALSEKYMAYVEGRSSWGRLGLVVATATVVSPGYRGVITLELANLGIAPLYLYPGTRIAQLVFHEVKDREVKDYSKASSKYIGSLLPEIGFLWKDPEWEILKKMKEGKDKL